The genomic stretch GGTTATGACACTTTAACATTAGATATTCTGACTTTAGTGTCAGTTTTTCAatgtgtcactgtggtcagtTAATTACATACATATGCCATACCACATCTACTTGgcaaatgcttgaccagcagcataacccaacacgttagtcaggccttgagtgcatgtttgtttacctatcagagtggatttcttctacacaattttgccagaggacaacatttgttgtcgtgggttctttttcagagtgccaagtgtgtgctgcatacaggaccttggttcatcccctcatctgaaagactagatgttgagtttgattttccagtcaaacttgggagaaagggtgagacagggattcaaaccctgaccttcacagacactgtactgacagataaacgtcttaaccattctgccactttcaggAAATTCAGATCTTTGGGGTATCAGCCTGTAGTAAAAGCCTTATTgatcatgacacacacaaactgtatgaatcaacttgtgtgtcttcaagtcaCCAGTCCCAGTAAAAGTCtcactgcacatgtcacacacaaactgttcatGACCAGTATGAATTTAACTTGTCGTTTCAAATGACCTGTCCCAGTAAAAGCCTtattgcacacatcacacacaaactgtatgaAACAACTTGTGTGTCTTAAATGACctgcctgagtaaaagccttacagcatacatcacacacatgctTCATTGTTATTTCTCTGCATAAGTTTCCTGTCATCTAGGTCAGCAAACTTTCCCTCATCCATTTGCTGTAAATATTGGTTTTCTCACCTGTGTGGATTCTCTTGTGTCTTTTTAGGTCACTAGTCTCAGAGAATGCTGTCCCACAGACATTGGGTTTCGCACATGCATGGACTGACCTGATGGCACAGTGTGGACACATGTAAGGTTTTTCCCCTGTGTGGCTTCTCCTGTGTCTCTTCAAGTGATGAgccagagtaaaagccttactgtaCACGTTACACACCAACTGTTTATGACTGGTATGAATCAACTTGCGTTTCTTCAGGTTGCCAGTGTACTCTGTACATTTTTACTGGTGTAATTTCTGGATGTGTCTCTTTAAATCACGTGACCGGGTGAAAGCTGCAGgacagtgatgacaggtgtgaggtttctctcctgtgtgggtcAGCTGATGTCGCTTTAGATTACCGGACTGAGTAAAACCGTTTCCACAGTTTGTGCACACGtaaggtttctctcctgtgtgggttcTCTTGTGGATTTTTAAGTTACAATTCTCAGAGAACGctgccccacagacatcacaggtataaggtttctctcctgtgtgtgttctcttgtgGCTTTTCAAGACACCAGTCCGAGAGAACGctgccccacagacatcacacacatagGGTCTGTTACCTGCATGGACTGACCTGATGTGTGTCCGTAAGCCACTTGACTCATTAAAATCAGCGTCACAGTGTAGACACTTGTAAGGTTTTTCCCCTGTGTGGATTCTCCTGTGTCTCTTCAAGCAACTAGCCCAAGTAaaaaccttactgcacacatcacacacatgctgcctgctctttttctcctcactcTCATTGTCAGTGTTATCATCAGCTTCGTTGTTTGTTCTCTGCACAACTTTCCTGTCAGTGACCTTTCCCACGTCCATGTTGCTATAGTTACCAGCATCACAAACACCAGGTGTGGaggacacaggtaacacagcatgcAGTTTCTCACTATGAACATGCACCATATCTAGTTTTGAATTCCTGAACAGCACAAAGGAAGCAGAACATCGCTGAGACACATGACTTCTGTTCTGAGACAGCAGTGACCCAGAAGTGTTGGCAGACATGTGTAGAGGAGTTCTGTTTGCTTCAGATGCTGACAGCTGAGGTGTTGTCTTGTTAGTGACTGAAGAATCAACTTTTACTTGTTTCTGAAATGAAGATAATGAAAATTACTGCCAACAGTaagacaaacacaaattaccAGATAAATGAGCAAAACGTCTTGACTTGTGGTCCAAAATGTGTCGTTCAGTCTGTACTCACactacacatatgtatataatacTTTTCCAGTAAAGAAACAGAAGGCAAATTCCATTATGATTTGGAAAGAAATATTCATAGTTTTTAAATATGAGCATTTATTCCCATGGGCTCTGAGAATGAGTAGCCTTTTTTAATGGCATCTATGATCAGACAGAGAGGTTGTGATGGACCTTCAGTCTGTACTGTGTGGAGTGTGACAATGTGTCAGATGATAATTTACCCAAAGTTCTGGATTTCTCCAGAGTGGTTATGGTGTATATTAGGCCCAGAAATACATTTGACAATTTTGTTATGATCCGTTTAAAAGGTAAAGATGCAATGAAGACAGGAAAGGTTTGAAAATTTCATAGATCTAAATTATAAtgaaaaaacaatgaaatgccaacAGATGTTGGTCACTTAAGATTGAACTGTTCCGCTTTCAGCATGCAACTTTCAGTTTGACAAACATTCTTTTCTGATGATGAGCGAAATAGAATTTGGATCAATAATATGTAAGTACTGATAACCCCCCAtggcaaccacacacagacacattcactcatatatatacatactgacacaaagacagccaAAACTGGGTTATTACATGGACCCTCTTTGTTTAAATACACGAGTCAAAAATGGTCACAGAATAACATATTCTTTGTATCAATCTTAGTAAAAGTTTGTCAGGTAATAATGGCATGTTCCCTGATCATCAGAAAATTGTCAGAAAAAAAGCTCGTCATCCCTGTCAGCTTTATAACTTACAACAGCTGTGTGCACTTCGTTGAAGAATAacttagaaggaaaagaaacaaaaccacagcccaagagagataaaaaaatttttaaaaaggaagtatatatatatatatatatatatgataagtgTTTATTACATATCTTGTAGAAAATATGAAGTACCCCAAACCAGAAGTTTTACCCACCTGGTTATCACCTGCTGGTCTGTTGTCTTCATCCTTCCTGAAGGTGGATTCAATTCTGACTGCATCAGGTCTCACGGTCATCATGATGTCTGTCGCTGCTTCAGTCtgcacatcactgctgatgtttgctgtgactggttcagtcttgatgacatcactgctggtgtttgctgtgactggttcagccttgatgacatcactgctgatgtttgctgtgactggtccagtcttgatgacatcactgctggtgtttgctgtgactggttcagtcttgatgacatcattgctggtgtttgctgtgactggttcagtcttgataaCATCTGGTTCAGTCTTGATAACATCATGGTTTATGTTTGTGCTGATAGATTCAGTTTGGAACTGAACTTCTGATCTCTCACACTGAAAATGACACTTAAAATTCCATGGAGTCACTGGTGAAGAAGACAAATTAATACAGGTACAGGATTCACATCTGATGTTCACATCCTCTTCTCTTTTGACTACAGACTGGAACTGGTGAAACACACCACTTGTTGCATCCTGATCAACTGGTTCAGCTTTAATACCTGGAccactgcctgtgtgtgtgtctgtttcagacttcATGACAGCAGCTGATGGATTCTGAGTGTCCATCTCACAGGGTGTGGTGGCTGTGCTCACATTATTTTCAGGTGTTTCACACGTGCGACCTGCAACAGTTATGCATCAAATGTCAACtacatctctcttcctctatcaccATCACATTCCCCAGATCCAccgttcacacacgcacgcacgcatgccacgcacgcacgcacacacacatcaccaaaaaaGCTCATCACAAATGCTTGAGACTCAATTAACAGTAACTGATTAACATtaaatccatccatcaatcaatcaatcacctgaAATGGTCACAATCCAACTGACAGTgattgcaaaacaaacaaaaaacaccacaaaaataaaacacatccacacaaataatgaaatatacaGAAAGTGAAAGACATTGTGAATATGTCTAAGACTGGAATTGTACACATCTAGCACTATAATAGCTGTCACTGTGTGCTGGTTCAAGAACGATGATATGAGGGTGAATATGTCGACTGGATTTGTacacaacaaaaatgatgatatgaGGGTGAATATGTCTAAGACTGGAATTGAACACTACAAGAATGATGATATCAGGGTGAATATGTCTAAGACTGGAATTGAacacaacaagaatgatgatatgaGGGTGAATATGTCTAAGACTGGAATTGAACACAACAAGAACGATGATATGAGGGTGAATATGTCTAAGACTGGAATTGAACACAACAAGAACGATGATATGAGGGTGAATATGTCTAAGACTGGATTTGTACACATCTAGCACTATAATAGCTGTCACTGTGTGCTGGTTCAAGAGCGATGACACAAGGCTGATTCCTAGGACCTCACCAAGACGTTGTACACTGTCAATTGACTTGAaattttaataatgataacagtgataaaaAAGATAAtttcaatcataataataaaccatagcagtaataatgataatgaagactgATGCTCACACATCCCAGACAGGGAGTTTGTGGAGTTTACAATAAAAAgttatacatataaacatattgTATGCATCAGGTACACCATACAAAAACAAGTGTGagtgcacacactaacacataaactgcatatgtacacacacatgtccatcatATCTTCTAGAAGAAAACGAGTCAATAAGATGGTAGGTACAATGAAACATTGGAAGAGTGTGTTTTGTTATACTTTTTAAAAACTAAACTGTACTGTGGAATCCATATAACTTATAAGAGATTGAGAaaggcagtttgttccatactaGTTACTACTGGGCCAAGATATGAAATGTCATGAAATAAAAACGGTGAACGTGCAACTGACCTGAACACTGATCCTGTGTCATCCACAGTGGTCCTGTTTCTTCAGCCACATCAATCTCGATCTTCACCTCTGACATTGCCTGCTGATCAGGGGATGCCATTTGGTCACAATGTCTGAAAGCATGCATGTATCACACATGTAGTAAAGAATttaatttcagtgtgtgtgtgtgtgtgtgtgtgagtgcgtgagtgagtgcgtgagcgtgcacacgtgtatctgtgtgtgtgcattagcacACTGCTGTTGGTGTGTGCCAGTGGCctattttctttcatctttttatttttcgaCCTTCTGTGCATTTTTCCCTGTACTGTATTTTGATGTATATATCATACCCTTTTCAGaattaagaaataaaaatccTCCAGGATAGGATGTTAGTATGTAAGTTTTGTGTGtttgggtcaggtcaggggcacagCCCTTGCctctggtaccatgtaacccagtactacctgccgcatgtgaagtctcccgacaacagaccaggcggaggaggaaacctttcccaacggctgtgaaggcggaagaggtcACAGGTTGAATGACATGATGAACTGTGCCGCCAGGTCAAGCAAGAAATCTGGTGCTGAAGATGTgttgctaaaaaaagaaaagaaatatatatcatatgtatcaGACAACACTGAATGTGTACCAAAGGTGTAGACTATGATTATAACCTTAATAACTGTATAATATAGATGTACAGGCTAGTTACTAGACAAgaaatatgtatataattatatataataatatatatatattatatataatgtgCAGAAAATAGTAACAAATCCAcagatcaacaacaaaactggtcaTTGACATCACTTCCTTTGGATCTCATCATTGTCTCTGTGCCTGGTAATTAATACCTATAATGGCAATAGAGATGATTCAAACTATACGGTATAAACTATAATGTATCTACGACAATGAACTGACAAGAGAAGACATATTCGTCACCTCGTATGGTTTGTTTAAAATATCACCAAGCGCAATAGGCTGAGCTTCAAGCGAAAAACAAATGCTGCACTGTAAGCTTTGtatgtaatataaaaaaaatcaacaacaccatGCATAACAAAGAAGACAATGCTATAAATTTTAATAAAACATtacatccacacttcttcccctcccctctccactgtccgtgtgactggcggagtgaacgtccacgccttgttgtgaacattaATCATTCCGTCTACTGGAGGAATATtgcccacaacaaaaacaaacagaatgataAAAAGTCGAATAACTTACATTTCACGAAATTCTATAAGAACTACAGAAAATTACAAGGATCAAATCTCGGCCTCTCTGTAAGTCGTACAAGGTAAGACAACTCTCATGGCACAAATGCCACTGCACAAAAACAGTCACTGGCTGTCTTTTAACCGAAACAGACCGGTCAATACGAAAGTGTCAACATCAATCGATCGGGTTTTTGATGACAAACAGTGACACTAACACACGAAAAAtaatgtgtctcgtgtgtgtgtgtgtgtgtgtgtgcgcgcgcgcgcgcatgtgcgtgtgtgtgtgtacacgcgcgcacgcacacatcaacactccaccttcctctttttttcttttttttttaatgattaatatttttttca from Babylonia areolata isolate BAREFJ2019XMU chromosome 33, ASM4173473v1, whole genome shotgun sequence encodes the following:
- the LOC143277082 gene encoding uncharacterized protein LOC143277082 is translated as MASPDQQVMSEVKIEIDVAEETGPLWMTQDQCSGSTCETPEAVTTNISSDVIKTEPVTTNTSNDVIKTEPVTTNTSSDVQTEIVTDIVMTVRPDTVRSESRPAGDNQKLVKLHSSVIDKTTPQLSVSGANRTPVHKSANTSGSLLSLNRSHVCQQCFAAFVLFNSLKLHLMHVHGEKLHAVSPVPSTPSSCDAGNYSNMNVEKVADLDKRNIVQRKNNKFDDNTDKESEEKKSRRHVCDVCSKAFTKAGHLKTHKLIHTGHKQFVCDVCSKAFTLAGHLKRHKLIHTGHKQFVCDVCSKAFTQAGTLKRHKFIHTGHKQFVCDVCSKAFTRAGHLKRHKLIHTGHKQFVCDVCSKAFTEAGQLKRHKLIHTGHKQFVCDVCSKAFTEAGTLKRHKFIHTGHKQFVSDVCSKAFTEAGNLKTHKLIHTGHKQFVELPDPGVYFLCDANGVDLVEQEGVADFVERFGKAHDESVSTHLQHQISCLTWRHSSSCHSTCDLFRLHSRWERFPPPPGLLSGDFTCGRHCDQMASPDQQAMSEVKIEIDVAEETGPLWMTQDQCSGRTCETPENNVSTATTPCEMDTQNPSAAVMKSETDTHTGSGPGIKAEPVDQDATSGVFHQFQSVVKREEDVNIRCESCTCINLSSSPVTPWNFKCHFQCERSEVQFQTESISTNINHDVIKTEPDVIKTEPVTANTSNDVIKTEPVTANTSSDVIKTGPVTANISSDVIKAEPVTANTSSDVIKTEPVTANISSDVQTEAATDIMMTVRPDAVRIESTFRKDEDNRPAGDNQKQVKVDSSVTNKTTPQLSASEANRTPLHMSANTSGSLLSQNRSHVSQRCSASFVLFRNSKLDMVHVHSEKLHAVLPVSSTPGVCDAGNYSNMDVGKVTDRKVVQRTNNEADDNTDNESEEKKSRQHVCDVCSKVFTWASCLKRHRRIHTGEKPYKCLHCDADFNESSGLRTHIRSVHAGNRPYVCDVCGAAFSRTGVLKSHKRTHTGEKPYTCDVCGAAFSENCNLKIHKRTHTGEKPYVCTNCGNGFTQSGNLKRHQLTHTGEKPHTCHHCPAAFTRSRDLKRHIQKLHQ